A region of Sugiyamaella lignohabitans strain CBS 10342 chromosome A, complete sequence DNA encodes the following proteins:
- the TPT1 gene encoding Tpt1p (tRNA 2'-phosphotransferase; catalyzes the final step in yeast tRNA splicing: the transfer of the 2'-PO(4) from the splice junction to NAD(+) to form ADP-ribose 1''-2''cyclic phosphate and nicotinamide; GO_component: GO:0005737 - cytoplasm [Evidence IDA] [PMID 22391451]; GO_component: GO:0005634 - nucleus [Evidence IDA] [PMID 22391451]; GO_function: GO:0000215 - tRNA 2'-phosphotransferase activity [Evidence IEA]; GO_function: GO:0000215 - tRNA 2'-phosphotransferase activity [Evidence IDA] [PMID 9148937]; GO_function: GO:0016740 - transferase activity [Evidence IEA]; GO_function: GO:0016772 - transferase activity, transferring phosphorus-containing groups [Evidence IEA]; GO_process: GO:0008033 - tRNA processing [Evidence IEA]; GO_process: GO:0006388 - tRNA splicing, via endonucleolytic cleavage and ligation [Evidence IEA]; GO_process: GO:0006388 - tRNA splicing, via endonucleolytic cleavage and ligation [Evidence IDA] [PMID 9148937]) has translation MPEPETTPAVSLASITTSSTEVVTTTVAKTKKKRPDDSPDVKLSKGLSQTLRHGAEKQGITLASQGFASVSELLAHSKFKPYTFEDIKRVVDSNAKKRFTLAPIETIESPDPNDPSHWQIKANQGHSLKSVEDPGLKPLLKPEDFPEIVLHGTSIAAWQQIKETGISRMKRNHIHMASGRPGDDHVVSGVRNNAKVLIFINCQAALDLGIPFFLSENGVILSPGNKQGIIPPSVFLKVEGV, from the coding sequence ATGCCAGAGCCAGAGACTACACCCGCCGTTTCATTGGCTTCAATAACAACTTCTTCGACTGAAGTTGTCACCACCACTGTCgccaaaacaaaaaagaagcgTCCTGATGATTCTCCAGACGTGAAGCTGTCCAAAGGACTGTCACAAACTCTTCGACATGGAGCAGAGAAGCAAGGTATAACACTAGCAAGTCAGGGTTTTGCTTCAGTTTCAGAACTTCTAGCCCACTCGAAGTTCAAACCATACACTTTTGAAGATATCAAGAGAGTAGTAGACAGCAATGCCAAGAAGAGGTTCACTCTAGCCCCAATTGAAACCATCGAATCGCCAGATCCAAATGACCCAAGTCACTGGCAGATCAAGGCCAACCAAGGTCATTCTCTCAAAAGCGTAGAAGATCCAGGTCTGAAACCACTTCTAAAACCGGAAGATTTCCCGGAAATTGTTCTCCACGGAACCAGCATCGCTGCATGGCAGCAAATCAAGGAAACCGGCATTTCGAGAATGAAGCGAAACCATATCCACATGGCCTCAGGCCGTCCAGGAGACGACCATGTGGTCAGCGGTGTGCGTAACAATGCCAAAGTTCTCATATTTATCAACTGTCAAGCGGCACTGGACCTTGGCATCCCCTTCTTCCTCTCTGAGAACGGCGTCATTCTGTCCCCAGGCAACAAACAGGGTATTATCCCGCCATCAGTATTTCTAAAGGTCGAGGGCGTCTGA
- the CCP1 gene encoding Ccp1p (Mitochondrial cytochrome-c peroxidase; degrades reactive oxygen species in mitochondria, involved in the response to oxidative stress; GO_component: GO:0005758 - mitochondrial intermembrane space [Evidence IDA] [PMID 6290489]; GO_component: GO:0005759 - mitochondrial matrix [Evidence IEA]; GO_component: GO:0005739 - mitochondrion [Evidence IEA]; GO_component: GO:0005739 - mitochondrion [Evidence IDA] [PMID 11914276]; GO_component: GO:0005739 - mitochondrion [Evidence IDA] [PMID 14576278]; GO_component: GO:0005739 - mitochondrion [Evidence IDA] [PMID 16823961]; GO_function: GO:0004130 - cytochrome-c peroxidase activity [Evidence IEA]; GO_function: GO:0004130 - cytochrome-c peroxidase activity [Evidence IMP] [PMID 10589830]; GO_function: GO:0004130 - cytochrome-c peroxidase activity [Evidence IDA] [PMID 17580971]; GO_function: GO:0004130 - cytochrome-c peroxidase activity [Evidence IDA,IMP] [PMID 21334283]; GO_function: GO:0020037 - heme binding [Evidence IEA]; GO_function: GO:0046872 - metal ion binding [Evidence IEA]; GO_function: GO:0016491 - oxidoreductase activity [Evidence IEA]; GO_function: GO:0004601 - peroxidase activity [Evidence IEA,IEA]; GO_process: GO:0034599 - cellular response to oxidative stress [Evidence IMP] [PMID 10589830]; GO_process: GO:0042744 - hydrogen peroxide catabolic process [Evidence IEA]; GO_process: GO:0055114 - oxidation-reduction process [Evidence IEA,IEA]; GO_process: GO:0006979 - response to oxidative stress [Evidence IEA]), with the protein MSSLRLAKLPFKRGLLNASRVAGGSGARLGVSARHFSRTVGRAQEAAKPKAEPKVEPNAGAGAGAGAGGSSGGSGFGTFAVVLGAAAAGYYGYTQFYAGSDSTDAAAKDAGIKTFDDYKKVYEAIAKKLVDDDDYDDGSYGPVLVRLAWHASGSYSKVSADGGSGAGTMRFAKEIGYGANAGLDNGRKFLKSIHDEFPWLSHGDLYTLGGVVAIQELGGPTIPWRAGRVDQAESATAPDGRLPDASQESDHIRTIFYRMGFNDQEIVALIGAHALGRCHTQNSGYDGPWTFSPTTFTNDFFKLLIDEKWHIRKWDGPKQYEDDKTKSLMMLPADYALVKDKEFKKWVVKYANDSDLFFKDFAKAFSTLLELGVKFKADTPVWEFPTVNA; encoded by the coding sequence ATGTCTTCACTTCGTCTTGCTAAGCTTCCTTTCAAGAGGGGTCTTTTGAACGCCAGTCGTGTAGCTGGTGGCAGTGGTGCTCGTTTGGGCGTTTCAGCTCGTCATTTTTCGAGAACTGTCGGCAGAGCTCAGGAGGCTGCGAAGCCAAAGGCCGAGCCTAAGGTCGAGCCAAATGCCGGTGCTGgcgctggtgctggagccGGTGGTAGTTCGGGTGGTAGTGGTTTTGGCACTTTCGCTGTTGTTTTGggtgctgccgctgctggttATTATGGATATACCCAGTTTTATGCTGGAAGTGATAGtactgatgctgctgctaaggATGCTGGTATTAAGACCTTTGACGATTATAAGAAGGTTTACGAGGCCATTGCTAAGAAATTGGTGGATGACGACGACTATGACGATGGATCTTATGGACCAGTACTTGTTCGTCTCGCATGGCATGCTTCTGGTAGTTACAGTAAAGTGTCTGCCGATGGTGGTTCGGGTGCTGGTACTATGAGATTCGCTAAAGAGATCGGTTATGGTGCCAATGCTGGTTTGGATAACGGTCGTAAATTCTTGAAGAGCATCCACGACGAGTTCCCATGGCTGTCACACGGTGATTTGTATACTTTGGGAGGAGTTGTTGCTATTCAAGAGTTGGGAGGTCCTACTATTCCATGGAGAGCCGGTCGTGTTGACCAGGCCGAGAGTGCTACTGCTCCTGATGGCCGTCTTCCTGATGCTTCACAGGAATCTGACCATATCCGAACCATTTTCTATCGTATGGGATTCAACGACCAGGAAATCGTCGCTCTTATTGGAGCCCATGCTCTTGGCAGATGTCACACTCAAAACTCGGGTTATGATGGCCCCTGGACCTTTTCTCCTACCACTTTCACCAACGACTTCTTCAAGCTTTTGATCGATGAAAAATGGCACATTCGTAAGTGGGACGGACCCAAGCAGTACGAAGACGACAAGACCAAGTCGCTCATGATGCTTCCTGCCGACTACGCTCTTGTCAAAGACAAGGAGTTCAAGAAGTGGGTTGTCAAGTATGCCAACGACAGcgacctcttcttcaaagacTTTGCCAAGGCTTTCAGCACTCTGCTGGAGCTCGGTGTCAAGTTCAAGGCCGACACTCCTGTCTGGGAGTTCCCCACCGTCAATGCTTAG
- the GPD2 gene encoding glycerol-3-phosphate dehydrogenase (NAD(+)) GPD2 (NAD-dependent glycerol 3-phosphate dehydrogenase; expression is controlled by an oxygen-independent signaling pathway required to regulate metabolism under anoxic conditions; located in cytosol and mitochondria; constitutively active but is inactivated via phosphorylation by energy-stress responsive kinase SNF1; GPD2 has a paralog, GPD1, that arose from the whole genome duplication; GO_component: GO:0005737 - cytoplasm [Evidence IEA,IEA,IEA]; GO_component: GO:0005829 - cytosol [Evidence TAS] [PMID 10781551]; GO_component: GO:0009331 - glycerol-3-phosphate dehydrogenase complex [Evidence IEA]; GO_component: GO:0005739 - mitochondrion [Evidence IEA,IEA]; GO_component: GO:0005739 - mitochondrion [Evidence IDA] [PMID 14576278]; GO_component: GO:0005739 - mitochondrion [Evidence IDA] [PMID 16823961]; GO_component: GO:0005739 - mitochondrion [Evidence IDA] [PMID 17054397]; GO_function: GO:0051287 - NAD binding [Evidence IEA]; GO_function: GO:0050662 - coenzyme binding [Evidence IEA]; GO_function: GO:0004367 - glycerol-3-phosphate dehydrogenase [NAD+] activity [Evidence IEA,IEA]; GO_function: GO:0004367 - glycerol-3-phosphate dehydrogenase [NAD+] activity [Evidence IMP] [PMID 9171333]; GO_function: GO:0016491 - oxidoreductase activity [Evidence IEA,IEA]; GO_function: GO:0016616 - oxidoreductase activity, acting on the CH-OH group of donors, NAD or NADP as acceptor [Evidence IEA]; GO_function: GO:0042803 - protein homodimerization activity [Evidence IEA]; GO_process: GO:0006116 - NADH oxidation [Evidence IMP] [PMID 9171333]; GO_process: GO:0005975 - carbohydrate metabolic process [Evidence IEA]; GO_process: GO:0006071 - glycerol metabolic process [Evidence IMP] [PMID 9171333]; GO_process: GO:0046168 - glycerol-3-phosphate catabolic process [Evidence IEA]; GO_process: GO:0006072 - glycerol-3-phosphate metabolic process [Evidence IEA]; GO_process: GO:0055114 - oxidation-reduction process [Evidence IEA,IEA]): protein MWVYEEQIDGKNLTEIINTEHENVKYLPNIKLPHNLVAVPNLREVVEGADIVIFNIPHQFLKNIFKQLDGIDFSKARAISCLKGLNVNKDGVTLLSDYIEQELGLHCGVLSGANLAPEVALEKFSETTVAYPLPKNYYPGDVDEDLLQILFQRTYFHVRTSPDTAGVSIGGALKNVVAIGAGLVEGYGWGDNAKAAIMRRGLMEMVRFGITFFPDCRPETFTVESSGVADLITSCASGRNVRVGREAARTGKHVDVVEKELLNGQSAQGIATMKEVHELLTHRGMTEDFPLLIAIYDICYGDLRIDDLPKVLADGPATQAGSRRNSVGEPAHQCNAGEDAAKL, encoded by the coding sequence ATGTGGGTATATGAAGAGCAAATCGACGGCAAGAACCTGACTGAGATCATCAATACTGAACATGAAAACGTCAAGTACTTGCCTAATATCAAGCTTCCTCATAACTTAGTGGCAGTGCCCAATCTTCGCGAGGTTGTCGAgggtgctgatattgtcattttcaacattCCCCATCAATTCTTAAAGAACATTTTCAAGCAACTCGACGGCATTGATTTCTCCAAGGCTAGAGCCATTTCATGTCTCAAGGGTCTTAATGTCAACAAGGACGGTGTCACTCTGTTATCAGACTACATTGAGCAAGAATTAGGTCTCCACTGTGGTGTTTTATCCGGTGCTAACTTGGCTCCTGAAGTTGCCCTTGAAAAATTCTCTGAGACAACCGTTGCATATCCATTGCCAAAGAACTATTATCctggtgatgttgacgagGACTTGTTACAAATTCTTTTCCAAAGAACTTACTTCCACGTTCGTACCTCTCCTGATACTGCCGGTGTCAGTATTGGTGGTGCTCTTAAGAACGTTGTTGctattggtgctggtcttgTTGAGGGTTACGGATGGGGAGACAATGCCAAGGCCGCTATTATGAGACGTGGTCTTATGGAGATGGTCCGTTTTGGTATCACCTTTTTCCCAGACTGCAGACCCGAGACTTTCACTGTCGAGTCTTCTGGTGTTGCTGACTTGATCACTTCTTGTGCATCTGGTAGAAACGTCCGTGTTGGTCGTGAAGCTGCTCGTACTGGTAAGCAcgttgatgttgttgagaagGAGCTTCTTAACGGCCAATCTGCTCAAGGTATTGCTACCATGAAGGAGGTTCACGAACTTCTTACTCATAGAGGCATGACTGAAGATTTCCCTCTGTTGATTGCCATCTACGACATCTGTTACGGTGATCTCAGAATCGACGATCTGCCCAAGGTCCTTGCTGACGGCCCTGCTACTCAGGCTGGCTCGAGACGTAATAGCGTGGGTGAACCTGCTCACCAATGCAATGCTGGCGAAGATGCTGCTAAGCTATAA
- the PAM17 gene encoding Pam17p (Constituent of the TIM23 complex; proposed alternatively to be a component of the import motor (PAM complex) or to interact with and modulate the core TIM23 (Translocase of the Inner mitochondrial Membrane) complex; protein abundance increases in response to DNA replication stress; GO_component: GO:0016021 - integral component of membrane [Evidence IEA]; GO_component: GO:0016020 - membrane [Evidence IEA]; GO_component: GO:0005743 - mitochondrial inner membrane [Evidence IEA,IEA]; GO_component: GO:0005739 - mitochondrion [Evidence IEA]; GO_component: GO:0005739 - mitochondrion [Evidence IDA] [PMID 14576278]; GO_component: GO:0005739 - mitochondrion [Evidence IDA] [PMID 16823961]; GO_component: GO:0001405 - presequence translocase-associated import motor [Evidence IDA] [PMID 16107694]; GO_function: GO:0003674 - molecular_function [Evidence ND]; GO_process: GO:0030150 - protein import into mitochondrial matrix [Evidence IMP] [PMID 16107694]; GO_process: GO:0015031 - protein transport [Evidence IEA]; GO_process: GO:0006810 - transport [Evidence IEA]) produces MSASILQSSLHQLAKQTVRSSGRNIAARPFLTSNIHRTMFTSPLSSVLRQPRLQPLAMKSSNIIKTSLFHSARTLKNSEKVTEAKTTGPSGASTTSASSEHPLTWNEFLALRIKRRKINVISSVITTFGGILIGWGAVANVEIDPTALIYGFDPIKVLSVALIVSGGLGYLAGPTLGALVFKASIRKQFGAFVKKDVEFLRHIKRNRPDPRSQSYTNPVTDYYGEKIGSLKDYRQWLRDGRVYRKKTETFV; encoded by the coding sequence ATGTCTGCTTCCATTCTACAGTCGTCTCTCCACCAACTGGCCAAGCAAACTGTTCGCAGCAGTGGTCGTAATATCGCAGCTCGTCCTTTCCTGACCAGCAACATCCATCGAACCATGTTCACAAGTCCATTATCGAGTGTACTTCGTCAACCCAGACTCCAACCATTGGCTATGAAAAGCTCCAATATTATCAAGACTAGCTTGTTTCACTCTGCTAGAACTCTCAAGAATAGCGAAAAGGTCACAGAGGCTAAAACTACTGGTCCTTCGGGTGCTTCAACTAcgtctgcttcttctgagCACCCTCTGACCTGGAACGAGTTTCTTGCACTCCGTATCAAACGTAGAAAGATCAATGTGATTTCCTCGGTCATCACCACTTTCGGTGGTATTTTGATTGGATGGGGAGCTGTTGCCAATGTTGAAATCGATCCCACTGCCCTTATCTACGGATTTGACCCTATCAAGGTTCTGTCAGTTGCTCTCATTGTTAGCGGTGGTTTAGGCTACTTAGCCGGACCTACTCTTGGAGCCCTTGTGTTCAAGGCATCCATCAGAAAGCAATTTGGCGCATTTGTCAAGAAAGACGTTGAGTTTTTGCGTCACATCAAGCGCAACAGACCCGATCCCCGTAGTCAGAGTTACACCAATCCCGTTACCGATTACTACGGAGAAAAGATCGGATCTCTCAAAGACTACAGACAATGGCTCAGAGACGGCAGAGTCTACCGTAAGAAGACCGAGACCTTTGTCTAA
- the tsn1 gene encoding translin (top hit is XP_007271903.1 originated in Fomitiporia mediterranea MF3/22) — translation MSSVEAIFDSLQKKSVENVRVKDEIKAAVEEVDDAYRICARRTARIHSYNAAVDADSRAFLGSVSESLDESVAIAQSKVKDLIAVVSKYPFYKYNGVWTHGIQNVVYVSMMAHIIRSLSTDSQISLLAPSEITAVFGCPFESDFESPPDVFHLTCDEYLQAVVSVSNELARLAITSVTAGFTSFPKKIEIFVKEIQASFMALNLKNDSLRRRFDSLKYDVKKVEEVVYDLAVRGVAV, via the coding sequence ATGTCGTCGGTGGAGGCTATTTTTGATAGCTTACAGAAGAAGTCGGTGGAGAATGTTAGAGTGAAGGACGAGATCAAGGCTGCGGTTGAAGAAGTCGACGATGCGTACAGGATCTGTGCGAGGAGGACGGCCCGGATCCATTCGTACAATGCTGCGGTTGACGCTGATTCGAGAGCTTTTTTAGGCTCTGTTAGTGAATCTTTGGATGAATCAGTTGCAATTGCGCAGTCTAAGGTCAAAGATCTTATTGCAGTTGTTTCGAAGTATCCATTCTACAAGTACAATGGCGTGTGGACACATGGAATTCAGAATGTGGTGTATGTTTCCATGATGGCCCATATCATTAGAAGTCTGAGCACTGATTCACAGATTTCTTTGCTAGCTCCAAGTGAGATCACTGCTGTGTTTGGCTGTCCGTTTGAATCGGACTTTGAAAGTCCTCCTGATGTGTTCCACTTGACCTGTGATGAGTACTTGCAAGCTGTTGTGTCGGTGTCCAATGAGCTTGCCAGGTTAGCTATCACTTCTGTTACCGCTGGGTTCACCTCTTTCCCAAAGAAAATTGAGATTTTTGTCAAAGAGATCCAGGCGTCGTTTATGGCACTGAACCTGAAAAACGATAGTTTACGTAGACGGTTCGACAGTCTTAAATATGACGTGAAGAAAGTCGAGGAGGTGGTGTATGATTTAGCTGTTCGTGGGGTAGCTGTTTAA